In the Polyangiaceae bacterium genome, one interval contains:
- a CDS encoding NnrS family protein → MPRSLVHESSPSLPAASNAILAKGFRPFFFLAALHAVLSVPLWIASLALQFGVGGDWSPLVWHAHEMLFGFTAAVIAGFLLTAAGNWTSRETATGGKLLGLALLWCAGRVLAVLGHPWGAAADAAFFGMFALVIAVPILAARSRRNYLFPLMILALGAGDLWLHSAAQGSAALGMRFAPLRALDVVVVMIVLVTARIVPMFTRNALQLPRIRNRPALDRVALVGVIGLAVLGAAQVEERFLAVLAAFCGLMLLLRMRTWGSLASLRQPLVWILHVGHTFLALGLLLRGAAAYVPALPSSMWTHSLTAGAIGSLTLGMMSRVTLGHTGRMLAPPRIVAVGFGATAVGALLRILAPLAGTHQLGVLIAAATLWSLGFASFLFAQSPMLFAPRVDGRPG, encoded by the coding sequence ATGCCCCGCTCCCTCGTGCACGAGTCGAGTCCGTCGTTGCCCGCGGCGTCGAATGCGATCTTGGCCAAAGGGTTTCGTCCGTTCTTCTTTCTGGCCGCGCTGCATGCGGTGCTCAGTGTTCCCTTGTGGATTGCGTCCCTCGCCTTGCAGTTCGGTGTCGGCGGCGACTGGAGCCCTCTCGTCTGGCACGCGCACGAGATGCTGTTCGGTTTCACCGCGGCAGTCATCGCCGGTTTCTTGCTCACGGCGGCTGGCAACTGGACGTCGCGTGAGACCGCCACTGGGGGCAAGCTGCTCGGTCTTGCGCTGCTATGGTGCGCAGGGCGCGTGCTCGCCGTGCTCGGGCACCCCTGGGGCGCCGCGGCGGATGCAGCGTTCTTCGGCATGTTCGCGCTGGTGATCGCCGTGCCGATCCTCGCCGCGCGTTCGCGCCGCAACTACTTGTTCCCGCTGATGATCCTCGCTCTAGGTGCGGGGGATCTATGGCTGCACAGCGCGGCTCAGGGCAGCGCCGCCCTCGGCATGCGCTTCGCGCCCCTGCGCGCCCTCGACGTCGTGGTCGTGATGATCGTGCTGGTGACGGCCCGCATCGTACCGATGTTCACCCGCAACGCGCTGCAGCTCCCGCGCATTCGCAACCGGCCTGCCCTCGATCGCGTAGCCCTGGTGGGCGTCATCGGTCTCGCCGTGCTGGGCGCAGCGCAAGTGGAGGAACGCTTCTTGGCGGTGCTCGCTGCGTTCTGTGGATTGATGCTCCTACTCCGGATGCGCACCTGGGGCAGCCTCGCCTCCTTGCGCCAACCCCTGGTCTGGATCCTTCACGTCGGCCACACCTTCCTGGCGCTGGGGCTGCTGCTCCGGGGCGCCGCGGCTTACGTTCCCGCGTTGCCCAGCAGCATGTGGACTCACAGCCTCACGGCGGGCGCCATCGGATCCCTCACCCTGGGCATGATGTCGCGCGTGACCCTCGGACACACCGGTCGCATGCTCGCACCGCCGCGCATCGTCGCCGTCGGCTTCGGCGCCACCGCCGTCGGCGCATTGCTCCGCATCCTCGCGCCGCTCGCCGGCACACACCAACTCGGCGTCCTCATCGCCGCCGCCACCCTGTGGTCCCTGGGCTTCGCGTCGTTCTTGTTCGCCCAATCGCCCATGCTGTTTGCACCACGCGTGGACGGACGCCCGGGCTAG
- a CDS encoding nitrate reductase cytochrome c-type subunit, whose protein sequence is MTPRHEQLGPRVWSVLAAATLTTAAVGYMSGTRAPPAAAAAAAAPVSSSGQTGKSVPTYRELIDGASVVNTSIYASAFDKLVADRPSAFAPVEIDESRRDAARAKRRAARSFDGAPPVIPHAIDQRAIPDCLVCHETGATIAGRIAAPMSHRRYDNCVQCHVVGEAPEPLPPAPVVENSFEPWRAPTVGVRAIIGAPPAIPHSTHMRENCSSCHGALGTSGIRTSHPYRQSCPQCHASSAELDRRTHEP, encoded by the coding sequence ATGACGCCACGCCATGAGCAACTCGGGCCGCGCGTGTGGTCGGTGCTCGCGGCGGCCACCCTCACCACGGCAGCGGTGGGTTACATGTCCGGAACCCGCGCTCCGCCCGCTGCGGCAGCGGCAGCGGCCGCGCCGGTCAGCAGTTCCGGTCAGACGGGCAAGTCCGTTCCGACCTATCGAGAGCTGATCGATGGGGCAAGTGTGGTCAATACAAGTATCTACGCATCGGCATTCGACAAGCTGGTGGCCGATCGCCCGAGCGCGTTTGCTCCGGTAGAGATCGACGAATCCCGGCGCGACGCGGCCCGAGCGAAGCGGCGCGCAGCGCGTTCTTTCGACGGCGCACCCCCGGTCATTCCCCACGCCATCGACCAACGCGCGATTCCGGACTGCCTCGTTTGCCACGAGACTGGCGCCACCATTGCCGGTCGCATTGCCGCTCCGATGTCACACCGGCGCTACGACAACTGCGTGCAGTGTCACGTCGTCGGAGAGGCACCAGAGCCACTCCCTCCTGCACCGGTAGTCGAGAACAGCTTCGAACCCTGGCGTGCGCCCACCGTGGGTGTGCGCGCCATCATCGGAGCACCGCCGGCCATTCCTCACTCAACACACATGCGAGAAAACTGTTCGAGCTGCCATGGCGCACTTGGCACCAGCGGGATTCGCACCAGCCATCCGTACCGGCAGAGTTGCCCTCAATGCCACGCGTCTTCAGCCGAGCTGGATCGCCGTACCCACGAACCTTGA
- a CDS encoding molybdopterin-dependent oxidoreductase — protein sequence MSMDRREFVRQGAMSAAVIAASRLARGKEPSEGVPQELQQRAGADVRWGKAPCRFCGTGCHVQVGVRGGKVVAIAGDQRAEVNRGLLCVKGYHVALALYGKDRLTKPLLRKNGKLVPISWNEAIDVVAKRVLKDPKGFAFYGSGQWTIGEGYAAQKFMKGGLSNNNIDPNARLCMASAVTGFIAAYGVDEPAGVYDDLDKADVVILWGNNPAEMHPVLFSRIIDRRVRGEKVVIIDLCTRRTRSSEHADYVWTFKPHTDLAVANGIAHLLLERGTYDREFVERHCAFRADTAPVSLPGKAIDFDEYKRRLAEYTPEKVEAISGVPAAALHVLADLFGRRDIRITSLWCMGMNQHTRGTAINTLVHGVHLLSGHFGRPGDAPTSLTGQPSACGTAREVGTLAHALPGGRVVANEAHRRESEKLWNVPDGRINEKPGAHTVEMWRRFSTPVSAGGDIHTIWVQVTNPAQSLPNRHKLVDPSRKLDDKFLIVSDVYPTATTEIADLVLPSALWVEKNGMFGNSERRTQQWFKMVTPPGDARDDCWQTIAVAHRLYELGFEGMRDKDGRFLFHVEKDGKEVAIWDFKKYYDVNVDKVLFEEYRRFSRLKHKDLAPYDEYVKARGLRWPVVQQKDGSWKETRWRFAGFDDPYVKKGAAFEFYHSPSKDGRAQIWFRPYEAPPESPDKEFPFWLCTGRVLEHWHTGTLTGRIAPLRRAMPGAYVEMNRDDANDLGVANGDHVRVESRRGALELPVWIDGRGAPPRGSVFVPFFDEKLIINEATLDEVDPISKQPDYKKCAVRVRRLGSKPS from the coding sequence ATGAGCATGGACCGACGCGAGTTCGTCCGCCAGGGGGCAATGTCGGCGGCGGTGATTGCCGCCAGCCGTCTGGCTCGAGGCAAAGAGCCGAGCGAAGGAGTACCCCAAGAATTGCAGCAGCGTGCCGGCGCCGACGTGCGCTGGGGCAAGGCCCCGTGTCGCTTCTGTGGAACTGGCTGCCACGTACAGGTCGGCGTCCGTGGAGGGAAGGTCGTCGCCATCGCAGGGGACCAGCGCGCGGAGGTGAACCGAGGCTTGCTTTGCGTCAAGGGCTACCATGTGGCGCTCGCCCTCTACGGCAAGGACCGTCTGACCAAACCGCTGTTGCGGAAGAACGGAAAGCTGGTGCCCATTTCGTGGAATGAGGCCATCGACGTCGTCGCGAAGCGGGTGCTGAAAGACCCGAAGGGGTTCGCCTTCTACGGGAGTGGGCAGTGGACGATCGGTGAGGGCTATGCCGCTCAGAAGTTCATGAAAGGGGGCCTCTCCAACAACAACATCGATCCAAACGCACGCCTTTGCATGGCGTCTGCAGTGACGGGCTTCATCGCTGCCTACGGAGTCGACGAACCCGCGGGGGTGTATGACGATCTAGACAAGGCCGACGTCGTGATCCTCTGGGGCAACAACCCAGCGGAGATGCACCCCGTGCTCTTTTCCCGGATCATTGATCGCCGCGTTCGTGGTGAGAAGGTCGTCATCATCGACCTCTGCACTCGACGGACACGCTCGAGTGAACACGCCGACTACGTGTGGACCTTCAAGCCGCACACGGACCTGGCTGTCGCGAACGGCATCGCCCATTTGCTGCTGGAGCGTGGCACCTATGATCGGGAGTTCGTCGAGCGGCACTGTGCCTTCAGGGCTGACACTGCTCCCGTGTCGCTGCCCGGCAAAGCGATCGACTTCGACGAATACAAGCGCCGGCTGGCCGAGTACACACCCGAGAAAGTGGAGGCCATCTCCGGAGTTCCTGCCGCCGCACTCCACGTGCTGGCCGATCTCTTCGGGCGTCGTGACATTCGCATCACGAGTCTGTGGTGCATGGGGATGAATCAGCACACGCGCGGCACCGCCATCAACACACTAGTGCACGGAGTGCACCTGTTGAGCGGCCACTTTGGCCGGCCTGGCGATGCTCCGACGAGTTTGACGGGACAGCCTTCTGCCTGCGGGACCGCCAGAGAGGTCGGGACGCTGGCCCACGCGCTGCCGGGGGGGCGCGTCGTTGCCAACGAAGCGCATCGCCGCGAAAGCGAAAAGCTCTGGAACGTGCCTGACGGCCGTATCAACGAGAAGCCCGGCGCGCATACGGTGGAGATGTGGCGTCGATTCAGCACGCCGGTCAGCGCAGGCGGAGACATTCATACGATTTGGGTTCAGGTAACGAACCCAGCTCAGTCCCTGCCGAACCGTCACAAGCTAGTCGATCCTAGCCGCAAGCTCGACGACAAGTTCTTGATCGTGAGTGACGTGTATCCCACGGCGACCACGGAGATTGCCGATCTCGTGCTGCCGTCGGCGCTCTGGGTCGAGAAGAATGGAATGTTCGGCAACTCCGAGCGCCGGACGCAGCAGTGGTTCAAGATGGTCACGCCGCCTGGCGACGCTCGCGACGATTGTTGGCAGACCATCGCTGTGGCGCACCGTCTGTACGAACTCGGCTTCGAGGGGATGCGCGACAAGGACGGACGTTTCCTCTTTCACGTCGAGAAGGACGGAAAAGAAGTCGCGATCTGGGACTTCAAGAAGTACTACGACGTGAACGTCGACAAGGTGCTCTTCGAGGAGTACCGCAGATTTTCTCGGCTGAAGCACAAAGATCTCGCCCCTTACGACGAGTACGTGAAGGCCCGAGGTCTGCGCTGGCCCGTGGTTCAACAAAAGGACGGGTCGTGGAAGGAAACGCGCTGGCGCTTTGCGGGATTCGATGACCCCTACGTGAAGAAGGGTGCCGCCTTCGAATTCTATCACTCACCAAGCAAGGACGGCCGCGCCCAGATTTGGTTTCGCCCCTACGAGGCACCCCCGGAGAGTCCCGACAAGGAGTTCCCTTTCTGGCTGTGCACGGGTCGAGTGCTGGAGCACTGGCATACAGGCACGCTGACTGGCCGCATCGCTCCGCTACGACGAGCGATGCCCGGGGCGTACGTGGAGATGAACCGCGATGACGCCAACGACTTGGGCGTTGCGAATGGTGATCACGTGCGCGTCGAGTCTCGTCGAGGCGCACTGGAGCTGCCCGTGTGGATCGACGGTCGAGGGGCGCCTCCTCGTGGCTCGGTCTTCGTTCCTTTCTTTGACGAGAAGCTGATCATCAACGAAGCGACGCTCGACGAAGTGGACCCGATTTCCAAGCAACCGGACTACAAGAAGTGCGCCGTCCGGGTCAGGCGGTTGGGGTCGAAGCCATCATGA
- a CDS encoding 4Fe-4S dicluster domain-containing protein — MDARKRTTLKVLGGAVGAAAFARALAPLAAWGKEQTIDAFLQKHYQELSKDELDKVLRRLEQETEKRYGTRVTISDARPQEGVEFAYGLNLSVCIGCRRCAEACHEENNHDRPSNNSYIRVLEMNQGGMELEGSSANYDHAVPAPGKFYLPVQCHQCDNPPCVKVCPVQATWKESDGIVVIDYNWCIGCRYCEAACPYHARRFNWRAPAIPADEVNPNQAYLSNRIRPQGVVEKCTFCLHRTRKGLQPACLEACPTGARVFGNLLDPDSDIRWVLANKRVFVLKEDLGTKPRFFYYFDS; from the coding sequence ATGGACGCGCGCAAACGCACCACGCTCAAGGTGCTCGGGGGCGCGGTGGGTGCTGCTGCGTTCGCTCGAGCGCTGGCACCTCTCGCAGCCTGGGGCAAGGAGCAGACCATCGACGCCTTCTTGCAGAAGCACTACCAGGAGCTGTCGAAGGACGAGTTGGACAAGGTACTGCGACGCTTGGAGCAGGAGACCGAGAAACGGTACGGGACCCGAGTCACGATATCCGACGCGCGTCCCCAAGAAGGGGTGGAGTTTGCCTACGGACTCAATCTGTCGGTATGCATCGGCTGCCGGCGCTGCGCAGAGGCATGCCACGAAGAGAACAACCACGATCGCCCGTCGAACAACTCCTACATTCGCGTCCTCGAGATGAACCAGGGCGGCATGGAGCTAGAGGGCAGCTCGGCCAACTACGATCATGCCGTTCCGGCACCTGGCAAGTTCTACCTGCCAGTGCAGTGTCATCAATGTGACAATCCGCCGTGCGTGAAGGTCTGTCCGGTGCAGGCAACCTGGAAGGAATCCGACGGAATCGTCGTCATCGACTACAACTGGTGTATCGGCTGTCGGTACTGCGAAGCAGCGTGCCCGTACCACGCGCGCCGCTTCAACTGGAGGGCGCCTGCGATCCCGGCGGACGAGGTCAATCCAAACCAAGCTTACCTCTCGAACCGCATTCGACCTCAGGGCGTCGTCGAGAAGTGTACGTTTTGCCTACACCGGACTCGCAAGGGCCTCCAGCCAGCCTGCCTCGAAGCGTGCCCCACCGGGGCTCGAGTGTTCGGGAACTTGCTCGACCCGGATAGCGATATCCGGTGGGTGCTCGCGAACAAGCGGGTCTTCGTGTTGAAGGAAGACCTCGGGACGAAGCCCAGGTTCTTCTACTACTTCGACAGCTAG
- the nrfD gene encoding NrfD/PsrC family molybdoenzyme membrane anchor subunit → MITKAAHHLSYPRFLWMALRLSTDGRPRFYVWMTVLTAIALVGANAWAHQVQQGMALTALTDHVSWGLYIANFTFLVGLAAGAVMMVIPAYLYEDHDMHNVVIVGELLAIAAITMCLLFVTVDMGRPDRFWHILPGVGRFNWPISMLSWDVIVLGGYLMLNLHVAGYLIYMRFLGRSPHKRWYLPFVFVSIAWAVSIHTVTAFLYSGLGGRPFWNSALLAPRFIASAFITGPAFVILLLQVLRGSLKLPIGDGPISTLARVLRITVLVNLFMLASELFTIFYGGGAHSAPGTYLFFGLHGKAGLVPWIWTGLSLNVLAAILLHLPGSRTKLSLLNTACAMAFVGVWIEKGMGLIVPGFIPSTLHELVEYAPTLTEWKITAGIWAFGLMVLTLGVKLALPVLKQELTQHQVIGEPELVADR, encoded by the coding sequence ATGATCACGAAGGCCGCGCACCACTTGAGCTACCCTCGCTTCCTTTGGATGGCGCTGCGGCTATCCACCGACGGGCGACCGCGATTCTACGTATGGATGACGGTGCTGACTGCCATTGCCCTCGTGGGGGCCAATGCCTGGGCTCATCAAGTGCAGCAAGGGATGGCACTCACTGCACTCACCGACCACGTGAGCTGGGGGCTATACATCGCGAACTTCACCTTCCTGGTGGGGTTGGCAGCAGGCGCCGTGATGATGGTGATTCCTGCGTACCTCTACGAAGACCACGACATGCACAACGTCGTGATCGTCGGCGAGCTATTGGCGATCGCCGCGATCACGATGTGCCTGCTCTTCGTGACCGTGGACATGGGAAGGCCCGACCGCTTCTGGCACATCCTCCCGGGCGTGGGTCGCTTCAACTGGCCCATCAGCATGCTGAGCTGGGACGTGATTGTCCTAGGCGGCTACCTGATGCTCAATCTGCACGTAGCAGGATACCTCATCTACATGCGGTTCCTGGGGCGCAGTCCGCACAAGCGCTGGTATCTGCCTTTCGTCTTTGTGTCGATCGCCTGGGCGGTGTCCATTCACACCGTGACCGCCTTCTTGTACAGCGGACTCGGCGGGCGCCCCTTTTGGAACTCCGCGCTGCTAGCGCCCCGCTTCATTGCGTCGGCGTTCATCACGGGACCCGCGTTCGTCATTCTTCTACTGCAGGTGCTACGAGGCAGCCTGAAACTGCCGATCGGAGATGGCCCTATTTCCACCCTCGCTCGTGTGTTGCGAATCACGGTACTGGTAAACCTATTCATGCTGGCTTCCGAGCTGTTCACCATCTTCTACGGCGGAGGAGCACACTCAGCACCGGGAACGTATTTGTTCTTCGGCCTGCATGGGAAGGCGGGGCTCGTGCCCTGGATCTGGACTGGACTCTCCTTGAACGTCTTGGCTGCCATACTACTGCACCTGCCAGGAAGCCGAACCAAACTGAGCTTGCTGAACACCGCCTGTGCGATGGCTTTCGTCGGCGTCTGGATCGAGAAGGGTATGGGTTTGATCGTGCCGGGGTTCATTCCCAGCACGTTGCACGAGTTGGTGGAATACGCGCCAACCCTCACAGAGTGGAAGATTACTGCCGGGATCTGGGCATTCGGACTGATGGTGCTCACGCTTGGTGTCAAGCTGGCGCTGCCAGTACTCAAGCAGGAGCTGACGCAGCATCAAGTGATTGGCGAGCCCGAGCTCGTAGCAGATCGTTGA